A genomic region of Miscanthus floridulus cultivar M001 chromosome 3, ASM1932011v1, whole genome shotgun sequence contains the following coding sequences:
- the LOC136546634 gene encoding UDP-glucose 4-epimerase 3-like: MAIGGSEAGGGAGAAGSRRSVLVTGGAGFIGTHTVLRLLEQGYGVTVVDNFHNSVPEALGRVRLIAGPALSARLDFIRGDLRSTEDLEKVFAARRYDAVIHFAGLKAVGESVAHPEMYYENNLVGTINLYKAMKEHGCKKLVFSSSATVYGWPEVIPCVEDSKLQAANPYGRTKLILEDMAHDYHRADPEWSIVLLRYFNPIGAHSSGEIGEDPKGIPNNLLPYIQQVAVGRLPELNVYGHDYPTRDGTAIRDYIHVVDLADGHIAALNKLFDAPDIGCVAYNLGTGRGTSVLEMVAAFKKASGKEIPTKLCPRRPGDATEVYASTEKAERELGWRAQYGIEEMCRDQWNWAKKNPYGYSSSAEK; this comes from the exons ATGGCGATCGGCGGGTCGGAGGCCGGCGGGGGAGCAGGCGCGGCGGGGAGCAGGAGGAGCGTGCTGGTGACGGGCGGCGCCGGGTTCATCGGCACGCACACGGTGCTGCGCCTGCTGGAGCAGGGCTACGGCGTCACCGTCGTCGACAACTTCCACAACTCCGTCCCCGAGGCGCTCGGCCGCGTCCGCCTCATCGCCGGCCCCGCGCTCTCCGCCCGCCTCGACTTCATCCGC GGGGACCTGAGGAGCACCGAGGACTTGGAGAAGGTGTTCGCTGCCAGGAG GTACGACGCCGTCATCCACTTCGCCGGGCTGAAGGCCGTGGGGGAGAGCGTCGCGCATCCGGAGATGTACTACGAGAACAACCTCGTCGGCACCATCAACCTCTACAAGGCCATGAAGGAGCACGGCTGCAAGAAG TTGGTGTTCTCGTCGTCCGCCACCGTGTACGGCTGGCCGGAGGTGATCCCATGCGTCGAGGACTCCAAGCTGCAGGCCGCCAACCCCTACGGCAGGACCAAG CTTATCCTGGAGGATATGGCGCATGACTACCACCGCGCGGACCCGGAGTGGAGCATCGTCCTGCTGCGCTACTTCAACCCCATCGGCGCGCACAGCTCCGGCGAGATCGGCGAGGATCCCAAGGGGATACCCAACAACCTGCTGCCCTACATCCAGCAGGTCGCCGTCGGCAGGCTCCCCGAGCTCAACGTCTACGGCCACGATTACCCCACCCGCGACGGCACCGCG ATCAGGGATTACATACACGTCGTCGACCTGGCCGACGGGCACATCGCAGCGCTCAACAAGCTCTTCGATGCCCCTGATATCG GTTGTGTGGCCTACAATCTGGGCACAGGGCGCGGCACGTCCGTTCTGGAGATGGTGGCGGCGTTCAAGAAGGCCTCCGGCAAG GAGATTCCCACCAAGTTGTGCCCCAGGAGACCGGGTGACGCGACGGAGGTTTACGCGTCCACTGAGAAGGCTGAAAGGGAGCTTGGATGGAG AGCCCAGTATGGAATCGAGGAGATGTGCAGGGACCAGTGGAACTGGGCCAAGAAGAACCCGTATGGCTACAGCAGCAGTGCTGAAAAATAG
- the LOC136546635 gene encoding protein LEAD-SENSITIVE 1-like has protein sequence MGLLSNRVERSEIRPGDHIYTWRAVYAYSHHGIYVGGSKVVHFTRKKETESSDSSDSTSSLISEVPSECPTFPDCGFQLPNSGVVLTCLDCFLRNGSLYCFEYGVPSAVFLAKLRGGTCTIAESDPPEVVVHRAMYLLQNGFGNYDMFEKNCEDFALYCKTGLLPVEEPGIGTSGQTSSAIGVPLAALLSTPFKLLAAGPLGMATVTAGMYCAGRYITDIGVRKDVAKVEVEKLSLHPGFHLIEDQESVNKPSEKPKTLLPMKRKRER, from the exons ATGGGGCTGCTATCGAACCGGGTGGAGCGGTCGGAGATCAGGCCCGGCGACCACATCTACACCTGGCGGGCCGTCTACGCCTACTCCCACCACG GTATTTATGTTGGAGGAAGCAAAGTAGTCCATTTTACACGAAAGAAAGAAACTGAAAGTTCAGATTCATCAGACTCCACCTCCAGCCTGATCTCAGAGGTTCCATCGGAGTGCCCAACATTCCCTGATTGTGGATTTCAGCTGCCCAACAGTGGTGTTGTCCTCACTTGCTTGGACTGTTTCCTTCGCAATGGCTCTCTCTATTGCTTCGAGTATGGAGTGCCATCTGCGGTTTTCCTTGCAAAGCTTCGTGGGGGGACCTGCACCATTGCCGAATCAGACCCACCAGAGGTTGTTGTCCATCGAGCGATGTACTTGCTTCAAAATGGTTTTGGAAATTACGACATGTTCGAGAAGAACTGCGAAGACTTTGCACTCTACTGCAAGACAGGGCTTCTACCAGTTGAGGAACCTGGCATTGGGACTAGTGGGCAAACTTCTTCTGCCATTGGTGTGCCGTTGGCAGCTCTTCTGTCCACTCCGTTTAAGCTTCTGGCTGCTGGTCCGCTTGGAATGGCCACTGTCACAGCTGGGATGTACTGTGCTGGCAGATACATTACTGACATAGGAGTAAGGAAGGACGTAGCAAAAGTTGAAGTGGAGAAATTGTCGTTGCACCCTGGTTTCCACCTTATTGAAGACCAAGAATCAGTTAACAAGCCATCAGAAAAACCGAAGACCTTGCTCCCTATGAAGAGGAAACGAGAAAGGTGA